The proteins below come from a single Vitis vinifera cultivar Pinot Noir 40024 chromosome 9, ASM3070453v1 genomic window:
- the LOC100241666 gene encoding D-3-phosphoglycerate dehydrogenase 3, chloroplastic, giving the protein MASVSAKIISSTAAAVATATGGNTTTTRSSCLPVFRRGPATPLPLKLSRRRRHHVRHITNVFKTVESPAAPPTLDPVRQVQKPTILVSEKLGEAGLEVLREFGEVECSYDLSQEDLCKKISLCDALIVRSGTKVTRAVFEAAKGRLKVVGRAGVGIDNVDLQAATEFGCLVVNAPTANTIAAAEHGIALLAAMARNVAQADASMKAGKWQRNKYVGVSLVGKTLAVMGFGKVGSEVARRAKGLGMHVIAHDPYAPADRARAAGVDLVSFDLAISTADFISLHMPLTPTTKKIFNDETFAKVKKGVRIINVARGGVIDEDALVRALDSGAVAQAALDVFTEEPPPKDSKLVQHENVTVTPHLGASTKEAQEGVAIEIAEAVVGALRGELSATAVNAPMVPPEVISELSPYVVLAEKLGRLAVQLVAGGSGIKSVKVVYKTARDPDDLDTRLLRAMVTKGIIEPISSSFINLVNADFTAKQKGLRISEERVSIDSSPENPVESIQVQISNVDSKFASAVSENEYISIEGKVKDGIPRLTCVGSFSVDVSLEGNLILCRQVDQPGMIGRVGNILGECNVNVSFMSVGRTVKRTRAIMAIGVDEEPDKDTLKKIGEVPAIEEFVFLKL; this is encoded by the exons ATGGCTTCCGTTTCAGCCAAAATCATTTCCTCCACCGCCGCCGCCGTCGCCACCGCCACCGGAGgcaacaccaccaccaccagaTCATCCTGTCTCCCCGTCTTCCGCCGCGGCCCCGCCACTCCTCTCCCCCTAAAACTCTCCCGCCGCCGCCGCCACCATGTCCGCCACATCACCAACGTCTTCAAAACCGTGGAGTCCCCTGCGGCCCCTCCGACGCTCGATCCGGTCCGGCAGGTTCAGAAGCCGACGATTCTGGTGTCGGAGAAGCTGGGAGAGGCAGGGCTGGAGGTGCTGAGAGAGTTCGGGGAGGTGGAGTGCAGCTACGATCTGTCGCAGGAGGATCTGTGCAAGAAGATCTCGCTCTGCGATGCGCTGATCGTGAGGAGCGGCACGAAGGTGACGAGAGCGGTGTTCGAGGCCGCCAAGGGGCGGTTGAAGGTGGTAGGGAGGGCCGGAGTCGGGATCGACAATGTGGATCTGCAGGCGGCGACGGAGTTCGGATGCTTGGTGGTGAACGCGCCGACGGCGAACACTATCGCCGCGGCGGAGCACGGCATCGCGCTGCTAGCTGCCATGGCCAGAAATGTTGCTCAGGCTGACGCTTCGATGAAAGCTG GAAAATGGCAACGTAACAAGTATGTCGGTGTCTCTTTGGTTGGGAAGACATTAGCTGTTATGGGATTTGGAAAAGTAGGATCTGAAGTTGCAAGACGAGCAAAAGGCCTGGGAATGCATGTCATTGCACATGATCCATATGCCCCAGCTGACAGAGCCCGAGCTGCTGGTGTCGATTTGGTCTCTTTTGATCTGGCTATCTCAACTGCTGATTTCATCTCTCTGCATATGCCACTCACTCCTACTACCAAAAAGATATTCAATGATGAAACATTTGCAAAGGTGAAGAAGGGAGTCCGCATCATTAATGTCGCTAGGGGTGGAGTCATAGACGAAGATGCATTAGTGAGGGCCCTTGATAGTGGAGCAGTTGCTCAG GCAGCACTTGATGTGTTCACAGAGGAGCCCCCACCAAAGGACAGCAAATTAGTGCAGCACGAAAATGTTACTGTGACACCTCATCTTGGAGCTAGCACAAAGGAAGCACAG GAAGGTGTAGCCATTGAAATTGCAGAGGCTGTAGTTGGAGCTCTGAGAGGGGAACTCTCTGCCACTGCTGTCAATGCTCCTATGGTCCCTCCCGAG GTTATCTCGGAGCTGTCTCCTTATGTTGTGCTAGCAGAGAAGCTGGGTAGGCTAGCTGTACAACTAGTGGCTGGAGGGAGTGGAATTAAATCTGTGAAGGTGGTGTATAAAACAGCCCGGGACCCAGATGATTTGGACACAAGACTCCTCAGAGCCATGGTCACTAAAGGCATCATTGAGCCAATATCCAGCTCATTCATCAACCTGGTGAATGCAGACTTCACAGCCAAGCAGAAAGGCCTCCGCATTAGTGAGGAGCGGGTGAGCATCGACTCGTCCCCTGAGAACCCAGTCGAATCAATCCAGGTGCAAATATCCAACGTGGATTCAAAATTCGCAAGCGCTGTATCCGAGAACGAATACATAAGCATTGAAGGGAAAGTGAAAGATGGGATCCCCCGCCTCACATGTGTCGGCTCTTTCAGTGTGGATGTGAGCCTGGAGGGAAATCTCATCCTGTGCCGACAGGTAGACCAACCTGGCATGATCGGACGGGTTGGCAACATACTTGGAGAATGCAATGTGAACGTGAGCTTCATGAGTGTAGGAAGAACTGTCAAGAGAACACGCGCCATCATGGCTATTGGTGTGGACGAAGAACCCGACAAGGACACCCTCAAGAAGATAGGAGAGGTGCCTGCAATTGAAGAGTTTGTGTTTCTCAAACTATAG